A portion of the Homalodisca vitripennis isolate AUS2020 chromosome 2, UT_GWSS_2.1, whole genome shotgun sequence genome contains these proteins:
- the LOC124355961 gene encoding uncharacterized protein LOC124355961: MKEDIIIAVQNRPALWDKRHKQHHNRHVLDKEWKEIAKELKVTDKVVKQIWKNLRQEFRKQFSKTIKSGAAAPETPTWKYTTAWRFSQKTSFFAPQINRKPCRCNSR; the protein is encoded by the exons ATGAAGGAAGATATTATTATTGCTGTCCAAAATCGTCCAGCCTTGTGGGACAAGAGACACAAGCAACATCACAATCGTCACGTTCTGGACAAGGAATGGAAGGAAATTGCGAAAGAACTAAAAGTTACAG ATAAAGTTGTGAAGCAAATTTGGAAGAACTTGAGGCAAGAATTCagaaaacaattttccaaaacaattaagTCTGGAGCTGCAGCACCAGAAACACCCACATGGAAATATACGACCGCATGGCGTTTCTCTCAAAAGACCAGTTTTTTTGCCCCGCAAATCAACAGGAAACCTTGCAGATGTAATAGCAGATGA